The genomic interval TGGCTTTTCAGTTGGATGTCCGCACAAACAGCATTGCGCGAAGTAGTCGTCAAGATCATGAAGATTCTTCCCGCGGCGATTCAACAAAAAGCGGCTCGCGATGCATTAATGTTGCTTGATCCCGGCGGAGCGATGGCGCTCGCGCTAACTCATCCCTTGCTTACGGTGCCAATTTTACTATGGGCGATTCTGATACCCGTGCGCCATCTCGCCGGCGAACAGGAGCGGGGATTGCTCGATGTCATTCTTGCAAAACCGTTTACTCGATTACAATGGATTGCAGCATTAGTACTGTGGCAAGTCGGTGGATTACTAGTTTTATCACTTGCGGTGGGGGCATCCTTTGCGCGGGCGATTGGGCATTTTCCACCCTTGGAAAATGTAAATGGATGGAGTTTGCTTTACATGACCTTAGCCCAAGCGGCGTGGGGATTTGCTATCGGCGGCTTTACCGCGATTATTGCCGCCCGTTGGGGACGGTTTCGATTGACTCTGGGAGTTGCAATTGCCTTTGTGTTAACGAATTTACTTTGGGAAGTCATCTGCCGCACAATTGGTACTCTGAAACCCTATATTGTATTGTCGTTATGGCATTGGTCGGAGCCCCGTTCGCTGTATCTGGTGCGGGAATCCACCGTAATAAATTGGTTGGTTTTACTGGGTTTCGGTCTTGTTTCCTGGTTGGTTGCCTTGCGAATTTTCCAGCGTCACGACTTAGGGGCGAAGTAACCAAACCCATTAGATATAAATAGAATCGACCATCGGTTCTCGGAACCGTTCGTTTTGAACTGCAGGAGTTAACATGCCTTCGCGCGGATTATACAATTGGTTGCACGAGAATTACGACCGGCTCATCCAATGGCCGGATCGTTTGCAACGTGAGTTACCTGGTCTCATGCTTTGGTTACCCGAGCCCGAAGCCGGGGCGGTGCTCGACCTTGGCTGCGGAACCGGCGGACACATGGCGGCATTACTTGAGCGTGGTTACAAAGTGCATGGCATTGACCTGTCGGAAAAGTTGATCCAAGTCGCTAAAGAGAAGTTATCATCATGGAATCCACCCCTTGAAGTAGGGGATATTGTTGATGGGGTTCCCAAGAATTGGAAGAAGTTTTCGGTGCAACTCTGCTTGGGAAATACCCTTTCACACCTATCGGCGCAACAAGCGATTACATTCGCCCAAAACTCCTACCAGCGTGCCAAAGAAGACGGTATACTGATTATTGAAAACCGCAACTGGGATCGTTTGCTGACAGTGAAAGAGCGCCTGTTGAAACCGGTGCAAACCGACGACTCGATATACATCCGGATGCTCGACTACCCACCGATCGATGGCAACCCGGTTGTGATGACGGTTGCCCTTTGGCAAAAAGGGAAGTGGCAGACGTCGAGTGTTGACCTGTGGCCCCATCGGGCGAAAGAGCTGAATACAATCTTCCAGAACGCAGGGTGGACGTTAGACCGCGCCTGTGCAAATCTATTGGGACAACCGTTTGATGGAGCTACGGCCACTGATTGGGTTGCGATTTGGAGGCGGGCATGATCCAACCCGATCCAATAAGTGCGAAGTTTGGTTCTCCAGCTCGGGTATCTGCAGCAAAAATGGTTTTGGGCGCGTATCATTTTGAAGCACTGCTGTTTCCGGTCTATTCAATGGAAGAAGTAAACGAAGTTCGCAAACGAACGGAAGCCCAATTCAGTAAAGCCGATGCAGTTCCTTATGTGTATGCACTGCCGCCATGCGATCGACCATTAGCGCGGTTTGGTGATCACCGCGAGGTGCCGCAAACTGCTTCAAAAGCAATGTTGCAGGAAATCGAAAAGGCGAAGATTTTGAATGTTCTAATCATAGCTGCGCGATTTGGCAGCGGTTCGCCGCGACCGAATCTCTTATTACAAGCTTATGCGAAATTAGCGCAGGACGCGATTGCAACTGCCGGACGGGCACCCCTGACTCGTCGGCACGATTAGCGTAAGTTACTTAATACTCAAGTTCGAGAAAGTGACGAAGATATGATTACTGAGCAACAGTTAATCGAAGTACCTAAGGTATTGGTTGGATAGTGTTTCGGATGAATATTTCTCCCCGGATGTTTGTAGCTCTCCTTGTTTGTTTTATATGCTATAGTTTTGCGTTAGCCATAAATACCCCTCCAATACGAATCGATGGAATACAAATTGTCGGTAATGACATAACGAAAGACGATGTAATCCTCCGTGAAATAATGATTCTTCCCGGTTCATGGGTTGATTCCGCCGACATTGTGGAAGCAGAACTCCGTATCACGAACTTGAATTTATTCCATCGGGTCGAATGTTTTCCCATCATCCGCAACGACAGTACGATTTTAGCAATCGCTGTAACTGAGAAGTGGTATATTTTCCCGCTTCCCTATGCAAATTGGGTCGGTCCCAATCCCGGCGATTTTGAATATGGATTTCGATATGCACAAGACAATTTCCGTGGTTGGAACCGGTTCTTAGTAGCAACTGCATGGAGTGGCAGCCGTACCGGTATCCAAGGAATGATTTACGACCCCTGGATTCGCGGAACACCAGGATTAGGTGCCTTGGCACAAATTCAATACGAAGAATGGAAAGAAGAGGTTGACGGAGAGCCAGTGGAAGATCGTCGGCGACTCATGACGATATTAGGTATTTTCAAACGGTTTGGCACAGAGATCACACTTCGAACATTTGTCGGTGGGCATCGCTGGCTTCTGGATTCATCCGATGCAATAACGAGAAATGGAAACGATCATTGGTATACATCTCGTTTTGAGTATCAGCGTGACCGAAGGGATTTGATCGAGTTACCCCATCGCGGTGACTATATCCTTTTATGGTTTGAGATGAACCGGTCAGCGGATGTATGGATAAACCGTTATGTAACAGGAGTCGATGCCAGGCAGTACTTGCCGTTGGCGAAACGTTGGACATTATCGGCGGGGATAATCGCGATTGGATCCGATGGACTCGATCCAGAATACATGAGATTGCGGTTAGGGAACACAATTCCCATGCGGGGATATCGCGATTTAAGTATTCCCGGGGGATTTATTGCTAAGGGGGGTATGGATCTTCGTTGGAATGTACTGCCGATTCATTATTACACTTGGCGGACGGCTCCCAAGTGGTTGGCGAAGCATACCCGGAACTGGAAGTATGGCGCGTCGGTTTCACTCTTTCAGGAGATAGGGCAATCGTGGGAAAAGAATGCTCCGTTACAATCGCGCCGACTCTTGAACGGATATGGCGCTGCAGTTTCGTTTTCGTTACCCTATGTCAATGTATTACGTTTCGATCTTGGCTTTAATCCCGAAGATGGATTCTCCGAACCAGCATTTCGGGCGTGGTTAACTGCTGCATATTAGTAATCCTTTGGAATGCTAATGAAAATCATTATTACTCATTGAGTTATATAGCAATATGGAGTAACCGTTGGAAGTTGTATCGTTTCTCATCGATTTTGTGTTACATCTCGACAAACACTTAGTGGAAATCATTTCCGAGTATGGAACTTGGACTTATGCCATTCTATTTCTCGTCATCTTCTGTGAAACCGGATTGGTTGTGACACCTTTTCTACCGGGCGATTCATTGTTGTTCGTTGCGGGTGCGCTTGCCGCCGCCGGTTCATTCGATGTATTTCTGCTTTTCGGTTTATTGTTTGCCGCAGCAGTGCTTGGTGATAATACCAATTATGCGATTGGAAACTATCTCGGACCAAAAGTCTTTTCAAAAACCAACAGCAAAATATTTCGAAAAGAGTATCTTGACAAAACCCATAAATTTTTCGAGAAGTATGGTGTGAAAACAATTATCATCGCCCGGTTTGTTCCCATCGTTCGAACTTTTACCCCGTTCATTGCTGGGGTGGGGAAAATGTCGTATTGGAAATTTCTCAGTTTCGATCTGGTGGGGGGATTGATATGGATTGGCTCGCTGGTGTTTGCCGGCTTCTTCTTCGGAAACATCCCATTCATCAAAAATAACCTATCGTTTGTAATCATTGCGATTATTTTACTATCGGTTCTGCCGGCAATCATTGAAGTCATTCGCGAGAAAAGGAAAACCCGATGATTCGAGCTTTAGGAATACTTCTCCTCGCTATCGGAGGAATCGTTTGCGCGGCAACGCCCAATCCTCCGGTTGTTGCTCATTCGATGCATTTAACATTGCATACCGACACTCACATCTTGGTTGGAATCGATACGATTCGTGTTAAAGAAGGAAGTGTCGATTTTCTGCTGTCGAAAAGCTGCGAGGTCTTTGCGAATCAAATAGTCGGAAAGAAGCTTGTCCCGTTGCCGGTTGTGCCGGCTTTGGAGAAAATGAAGCCGGAATCCGACGATGAGAAGCAATGGCTCGAAGATGCCCAGCTGTTTCGGGTCGAAGGCGACCAGACAGTTGTGGTAACATGGCGCGGCACTTTCAACGACTCTTCCTCCAATACGCTGTTTTCGCGGGAACAGGTAGCCGATGTACCCAATGGTGTGATAAGCAAGACTGGAGTCTTTCTCTCTACATCAGCGTTGTATTATCCATATACCCCGGAAAGTATTCAAGAGTTTACTGTAACGATAACGACCCCACCGGGTTGGACTCCGGTTACAACCGGTCTCCGGAAGAAAATGGGGCTTGCTTCTGAGAAGTATGTCCAATGGTCGTTCGGCGGCCCATGGCAAATCGATGCATTAACAGTCGCTGCGGGTGAATTTGTTGTCCGTCAGACCGACACCCTTGGTATCGTTGTGGAAACCTGTTTCTCACCTGCCCGCGATTCGTTATCGGCAACGTATCTCAGCGCAGTGAAAAAGTATCTTGCTCGTTACTCGAATCAATTCGGTACTTATCCTTGGCCGTCGTTTTCGGTGGTGGAGGCGTTCTTCCCCGCCGGGTATGGGTTACCGGGTTTTACATTTCTCGGTTCGGAGGTCATCGCACTTCCCTTTATCGTCTCGACATCGCTTGGGCATGAAGTGTTGCACAATTGGTGGGGAAACGGCGTGTATGTCCCGAGTAACGGCGGAAATTGGTGTGAAGGATTGACCACTTACGGGGCCGACTGGGCTTACAAAGCCGACAAAAGCGAAAAGGATGCCGCTGAATATCGCCGGGGATTGATCAAGGATTTTGCCAGTTACGTGAACGATGGCAACGATTTTGCCTTGCGGAATTTCACTTCGCGCTCCAGTGGCGCAACCCGTGCTGTCGGTTACGGAAAATGCGCTTTTCTCTTCCATTCGTTAGAGCGGGAAATCGGGAAAGATGCGTTTCTAAGCGGTCTCCAATTATTCTTTAACCAGAACAAGTACCGTTACGCCGGATGGCAGGAAATGGAGCAATGTTTTGCCCAAACCAGTAACCGGGATCTGAAAGCATTTTTTAGCGAATGGCTGGATAAAACTGGCGCTCCGGTAGTGACCTCCGCCGATCCAGAATTTAATGTTTGGCGGCAACCACTGCCCGGCGAAATTCCCCCATCGCTTTCAGATTTGTATGGGGCGAATCGAGTGCTTTGTATCCAACCATCAACTGGTAATGCATCACTCGATTCTGCATTCCGGAAATTAGCCGAGGCAATGTTTGATACGACGTTACGATGGATTGAAAAGCGACCGGATGATGATGGGAAACAACCCTATGTCATTCTCGGAATGAACATTCCGGAATCGTCTCGAGCGCCTGCCGCCGGGAACTCGGCTGCGTATGTTCGCGGTACTTCCGAGGGCAGATTAATCGGTTGTTTCACTGCTTCTGACGAAAAAGGAGTTGCTTTTTTAATTCGGAAAGCGCCGCATTATGGGAAGTACACCTACATCGAATTCGATCCCAGTGGTAAGAACATCATCAAGGAAATGAAATAGTCTACGAGGGCGCTGCGAAGCGCCCTTTTCTTTACCAATATCTTGCTAACACAATAGAGACATCGTTCTGCATATACTTGCCACGTGGCGAGCGGCTGACATACAGCATGGAAGCTTTGCCATAACAGCGCCAACCGTTACCGGGAATCCGTTCGATGGCAGCAATCGGCCCGATCCCGGCGACATCGGTTTCGGCGATGCGGGTCGATCCTCCAGCGCGCTGTTCAAAGCGAAACGGTGACCGCCGATAGGCAGTGATACCGGATTCGATAATCGTATGATGAATCGGAAACCGGTACCGCATACTTCCGACAAACGTATGAATTTCTTCCGATACCGATTGTTCGTAACGTTCGCGATTGAAGTAACCGCGATCCTCGAAATCTGCCCGCAAGTGCCAGAGTAATACTCCAATCCCGATAAAAAGTGAGAGCGAATCGACGAACGTTAACCTCCGCGAGAGCACGTCGCGTAACGGTTGATTCACCAACTTGAAATCGTACAGGACATAGGTTGCCGCAACTTCGGTTCGAAACTTATGCGTGTTTGCAAACCAAGTCTGGCTTATGTCCGAACCGATTTGATAGGTACGAGTGGCGCGGTTTGTGGAAGATTGATACTTCGACAAATACTTGTTATTGAGGTTTAATACCGATACATCGCCGGACCAGCGTACTCCCGACGCCACCATTTTTTTTGCAGCAGTAACAATGCGCCAACGATACTCGTCGCGGTCATTGTAGTCGAGTGAATCGGGGGTATCAGTACGGGTAGCATTTGCTTGTAACAAAATTGTCAAACTATCGAACGAGGCATTTCCCACCCCGCCGAAAATGTCAAATCCCTCGCTTCGGTCGTATTGAACCAATTGTCCACTGCGGGATGATTGGTAACCGAACCGGTAGGCAATGTTAGTTTCGGCAGCGTTTTTGCGAAAGCTCCAAGCAATCTGATTTTCGTCACGCAGGTGTGAGAAAGAAGGTAATGTCTCCCCTTGACGAACCCGAGCGCCATCGATATCGGCAGTCAATCGCCATTCCCCGTTTTTTGCGGGAAACCGCACGCCAATTCGACTATTGCCCTGCCATTCGTTTCTGCGATACGAAGCGTCGCCGGGAATATCGCGCAGGATTCGTTGTACTCTCCCCTCCCATAATAATTCTGTTTCATCGCTCGCATAAAACCGGTTTATAAGAAAACCGAGATTGCCTAATGCATCCTCACGGGGACTTAACCAAGCGTGACGGTAGTCAGTGGTTGCTTGGATGCGCCAGTCTGACCACTGCACCGAATCGATTAGAAAGCGCCATTCAGTTGCTGGACCAAATCCGGCATCGCCCTGATCTTCATCGTATGCGATACCGATGTTTGCATTGGTAACGATGGTTTTGTTGCTGTGTGTTACGCCGCCAAGGAGACGTCCCCGCTCTTGAATAAGTTCCTGACCGGTTACCATTTGGTTGGTTGGTCGAATTGAGTAATCCCGAGTTATGATACCTGCAGTACCTAACTCGGCTGGTTTACCGATTTGGCGGTCGCGAAATCCCTCGGCATCGGTCAAACCCGTAATGCTCCAGTTATCGCTTACTTGCCAGTCGTAACGGAAATTTAGTTTTAGGTTTTCTTTGAAATGAGGTTCAAATCCGCTTACGGTACGACTTAAAACGCTCGATTGAATATCGAGCATTCCAGTTTCGCGGGGAGCAAAAAATTGCCGGTGAAGTCCAAATAATCCCGATCGCTCGTTGACCGCTTCGCGATAACCAAATCCAACCGAATCCTGCGAAAAGTCAATCGGAGCCTGCGCCTCAACAGTTCCACACCAGCCGAGGGCAAGGGAGACGATGAGCCGGTTGATGCGTGTCCATTTCCGTAGGTTATGAATCATCGCCTTTTGATTGAACGACACCAAAACTAAAGAGCAGTTTCAATCCCTCTTCCACACTCATTTGTGCCGGTATCAGTACATCGCGCGCATAATACATTAACAGTCCAGTGGTTGGCGGAGCGAAGGGAACATACACCGATGTCATCTGTTTGTTTTCAAAGCCGGGAAACTTGTAGGTAGATTCCCCAATTACGAAACCAATAGTGTAACCCCCTTCATAAGGCGCCCACACCACTTCACGAAAGAATTGCTCCTGACCGCCGAAAACCGCGCGTGACAAGGGTTGTATTGTAGAATAAATCGTGCGGATTATAGGAAGCTTTTCAAACCATTCGTTGGTTTGGGAGAAAAACTTCTTTCCGATGTAAAACCGGGCAACCCAACCAATCAAGAGGAGAACAAGAAACAAAGCAATTAAACCAGGTCCGTAGAGCAGTTGATCGGGAGGGATTTCTACCCCGAAGTGAATAAGCGCCCACCGCACTGGCTCGGCAAGCAGCCCATCGAGGAATTGTAACAGTTTTAATAGCAGCCAAATCGTAACTGCGACCGGTGTTACGACCAGCAAACCGCTCATCAAAGTCCGTTGCAGCCAATTTGCTGTATCTTTGCTCTTCTCCGTCACATTTCCTCACTTTCTGCTTTAGCATACTTTTTTGTTCTGCGACAATTTGCTTCGATGTAAGCAGTAATGGAACCAATCTCGATGGTGGTCTAAGCAAAGACTATAAACGAATGACGCCTACACACCGATATGTCAATCGTTCACTTTGGCAAATACTCGATTTTATTGCGTTTGAGGGCTTGTAGTCCAATATCCAACGCATCCGAAAGCAACTTTACCGCTGCGGCATCGCCCCGCTGTTCCGCATCGCGAATACGGTCTCGTAAATTCTTGACAAACACCGCTTCGGTTGTACTCCCCTGCATTAGCGCGTCAAAATCCCAATCCGGTTGTACTTGATTATCTACATCGAGACCGAAACACAATTCGGCGACATCTTCTAATCGTGGTGCTTGGAATCTCCCTAATGGAGCTCGTCCGGTAATTGTCAAGCGGACGTAATCGTCGGAGGTAACGCCTGCAGTCGCGAAGCTCTCTTTGATCATATTCATCAAATCGGAAGTATCGGAATTCACTTCGACAACGATTTTCATGACCCGGCAGCGGTCGAGCGAAAACTGCCAACAGCGTTCGGGAGCGACCCCACCCGGTTCCACATCGAGAATAGTAACGCCGGTTTCACCGCTGTTTTTTCGCAAGACTGCGAGACTGCCCGAATAACCGGCGGCAATTTTGTCGCCACGTAAATGTTTACTTTGACGATGAAAATGACCCATTGCGGTGTAATCGTACTGCAGTTTAAAGAGTTCGCCTTCTGTCATCGGCGCTACCGTGTCCTGTCCTTCAGGCAGGGTGCCCAAACTGCCATGGATGCAAAGCAATTCGATTGGCGAATCTCCACGCCGTGGTACTCCGGTCAAGGCTGGCTCGGTTTTCTTCGCTTGCGAAACAAACGAGCGCGCAGTAACGGCGAACTCGTAAAACTCGAAGCGTTGCCATTCTCCACTTGCGATATAAATATGATCGCCATAGACACTGGTACTATTCGACCGCTTTGCCGTTAACTGTTTGTTGTAATGCGAAAGCAGATAAAACGGATCGTGATTGCCTGCCGCAATTACCACCGGAATCGGGGCAAACGCATTCAATGCTGCGATGGCGTGATCGACATCCTTGAGCGAAACATCTTCATTTTGAAAGAGATCACCAGGTAGCAAAACAACGTCGACACGAAACTTCCGGGCAATTTTCGGGAGTTCATCAACGTACCGCAACAACTCCTCACGACGGCTCTGTGCGCGGGTATCGGTCAACATCGATGGTTCGGCGCCGATATGCCAATCAGAACTTTGCAAGACCCGAATCGTTCCCGGGGTTACAGTAGCCGGAATATCCGGTAACACGATTTCTTTCGTTTTCATAAGCCTTCCCAATGGGGTGCAATTTTAATCCGTTAAAGTAACAATTCGTACCGGTTCCGGTTGGGTACGCTGCCAAACTGCATGGCGTTGTTCATGACAGGTGAACAGGATAATTTGCCGTTCCCGAGCCGCCTTCTGCAAGAGTTCCATGCCGGAAACGAAACGAATGTCGTCGCAGTGGGCAAACGGTTCATCCAGTAGTATCGGAAGCGGTTCGTTGCCGCCCAAATAATCGGCAATCGCAAACCGGACCGCCAAATAGAGTTGTTCCCGGGTTCCGGTGGAGAGTGCCGACAATTCGTTTTCCTCTAATCGTCGACCATTTTTGAGAATTACTGAGAACGACAAATCTGGGGCAAAATCGATCCGGGAAATCGAACCACCAAACGCTTCACCTAATAGCGATGCCGATTGGTTTAATGCAATAGCCCAAGTGGCATGTAACTTCGTCGATATCGAGGTTAATTCTGTTATGGCAATCGCCGCCGCATCGCGAAAAGCGGTAGTGCGATCCCGGGCCGCTGTTAATTCACCGATCCGTTGTTGCAGTTTACCAGCGCTTTCCCATTTCGATTGGATTGTTTGAACTCGATGCGATAAATCGGTGCGCTCCTGCATCAACTCGTCTCGCTCCCGATATGCCTCCGATACGATAGTGTGCGCATCTTTTCCGCTGTACTCCGGCGGTAACGGAGATAGTGCGTTCAAATTTAATTTGCTTTGCAAGCTCTTTGCCAGCGACTCAAATCGTGTTCGTTCGGCGACTGGTAACAAACGGTTCTCGAGCGACGGAATCGTTTCCTGTCGTAACCGCTCCAGCTCTCGTTTCTTTGCGAACGCATGTTTTAGCCACTCCAACCGCTCCGTTAATGGTAAAGCGTTGGGGGCTCCGGCGGAGGCGGCCATATTGTTGAGTTGGTGTGTGAGATCGTCGATTTCCGCTGATTTAGTGGCGCACAATTGTTCCGCTTCGACGACAACCCGTGCAGCTTCCCGTTCTTCATTTTGTCGCCGGGCAATTTCTTTCCATTTTTCTACCCGGGATTCGAGTAAAACCTCGCTTACTGAATTCGGATCAATCGGCGTCTGCAACTCGGCTGCGATTCGCACCAGTTCCCGGATATTTTCATTCATCCCTTCCAGGTATCGTTCGACTTCTCGAAGACAGGATTCCCATCGATGATACGCCGTTTTCCCGGCATGACGTTTCTGCAATGCCTCTAAAATATCCTTGTTACCGTAGATCTCGAGAATCTTGCCGATTTCACCAATACGTTTCGATAACTCCTGATACAGCTCTTCTAAGGGAACCAGTTTTTCCGTGAGTTCTTTTCGCTTTTGCTCGATTCTACTGGAATTTTCCTCATAGGAACGCTGCGCCGATTGTTTCTCACGCTTACTATAAAACGCGGTAGTTAGGGCTATTGCAAAGGCAATCGACACCACAGAGATTCGGGCAATATCACTCAGTAAAAAGAGACTCAGGAGTCCAATCGTTCCACCAATGACAGAAACCAATTGAAGCCGGTTACCGGATTTGTGGTGCTTGTCTCGCAGGACGTTGGCTTGCAGTAATTCCTCATCCAATGCCTTATTGTCGCTATGGGTCGTCCGTTTCGCGTCGGTGTAATAGGAGATATGCTGAGGCATTGTCAAAATGAGCGTCTCATCCTGAGGTAGTAACTGTTGCCATTTCGACTCCATTGAACGATAGGTGGTTGGCTCGATCCCCATCTTGGCAAGTGAACTTTCAGCTTCTCGCAGTGCGGTTTCTGCCTGTTTCCATTTCGTTGCCGCATCGCTCCAATTCTTACGAATCCGTTGAAATTCACTGATGGTATCCGTAGAAATCGGCACCGTCGCTCCGATTTCGGTAAGGCGTGCTCGCGTCGTTTCCGCTTGTTTTCGTAGCGCCCATAACCGCGGTTCGGTTTGCTCACTGAATTGCTTCCGGGCATTCTCGTATACACCGTAGGTTTTTTGGAGCGACTCTTCGTAAATTGTTGCGACCACCTCGTACGGTTTTAATTCTTCGAGTTGCTTTCGAGTAGTATCGAGTTGCTCGGATACTTCATTATCGGCTTTGAGACGAGCGCTTGTCTGATCCCATTCTTCGATGTCACGCTGCTGTTGCGCAGTCGCTGCAATCCGTTCCAATTCCGGTAGGCGAATTTCGATTTCCTCGAACCGGCTGACGGTCTGAGCGACTGCTTCGTATTCGGATTGTAAGAGTTGGTACTCTTTACTCGTTCGCTCGATCTCACGTTCCAATTCACTCAATTCGTATTCGATTTTTGCACTACCAGAGAGTAGCGGGAAGGGGTAGAATCGCAACGCTGATTGAATCGCCTGTAATGCCCGTTCGGTTGTCGATTCGCTGGTGTTAGTGTCGGCAATCCGCTGGATAGCTTCAGTTAAGGTGGTGCGCGGTTCACGGTCGAGTCGTAACTCAGTTTGCGAAAGAAAGATTGTTTTGAGGGCATCACTAAGTGTCAACCCGGTTAACCGTTTGCCGGTTTCGTCATGGGAACCGGGGTAAAATTCTTGGGTAACGTCGCGGAGGGTTTCTAAATCAAGGATTGCAGGGTGGCGGGGTTTCTTCTGGAAGTCGCGACGAACCCGCAATCGTCTTCCTTGTATAGTTACATCGAGGGCAATACGGAACGGGGTTTCGCTCCACGGTTGGTACAATCGCACCCGTTGGGCAATCTCTTTGTTACTTTTTGCATCGGGAATACCATACAGTCCGAACAGAATTGCATTTGCCAGTGTCGATTTCCCTGCTTCGTTCCGGTCGACTACAAGCGTTAAGCCGGGTGTGGATAAATCCCATTCCCCGGTTAATTTACCAAACCCATCGATTTTAATGTGTGCAATGTACATTTCATTCAGCGAATGTGATTCGTGTAAACAGCACTAATTGATTCCCGTTGCAGTATAGGTATAGGTCAACCAATGAGTCCAATTGTCAGGTGTGTCTTTGAACCGACGTACGGCATATCCCACAATGATACCGTTGTCACTGGTTGCTAATGCCGCGCCATAGCTTTCCCCGTGTCGACCCCCTTGCATATACCTTCCGATCCGGGCAGAGGCATGATCCGAGACCGACCAATCCAACCCATACCCCCAGTTTTTCTTCATTTGATCAACCATTGCTGCCGTATATAGGTTTCGGCTTGCCGCGCCGGAGGTTAGTAGCAACGTTGAGATTTTGTAAGCGGCTCCGACCTCATATCTTCCCGTTTCACTGAGGGTTTTCATCCCCACCACATTTTTTGCTGCACCGCCAAGTCGGATGCTCCCGAGACTAAAGAGAAACCCGAAATCCAATCCGAGACCGGAAACCCATTTCCCTCCTGGATATCGCTGTTCCCAGACAACTTTTGCGGCGCCGCCGATTGGTAACCCGTATAGTTTGTCGGTTAATGCAAAGAGGATTTGACTGGAACGGATTTCCGAAGTGTCGGGTTTAATCATCCGACGCATGTACATCAGCCCTGCGGACATCGCTTCGCTGTCACTTGGACGACGAACGACAATCCCCCACGATTCCGGGAATGTCGCTGTGGTGTCGGTAGCAAAAAACTCAAGTTGCATAGAGCCGTCGCTATTGGCGGTTGCCGGATTTGCATATATCGCTGCCGGATCCCACGACAACGCTGCGCCATATCCACCCATGGCGACAATCCGCCCGCCTACGACCGATTGCGCAAAGAGGCTACTTGCACACACGAGTAACAGGATAACAAATGTGATTGGTTTCATTATGGGTAAAGTAGTGTTTCGCGTACGGTTCGCCAAAGCCGGGAGATGTTTTGCCGGATAGCTGCAATACCGTAAATTCATACACAATGAGCGATCTCTTCCCCGAAATGGTCCCGATAATTTCCCCCTTAGAAGGTGGGAATGCCGCCGACGCACCCCTCGCAGAGCGAATGCGACCGCGTACGCTCGATCAATTTGTCGGTCAACGTCATTTGATAGGTCCCGCT from bacterium carries:
- a CDS encoding DUF502 domain-containing protein; the encoded protein is MTEKSKDTANWLQRTLMSGLLVVTPVAVTIWLLLKLLQFLDGLLAEPVRWALIHFGVEIPPDQLLYGPGLIALFLVLLLIGWVARFYIGKKFFSQTNEWFEKLPIIRTIYSTIQPLSRAVFGGQEQFFREVVWAPYEGGYTIGFVIGESTYKFPGFENKQMTSVYVPFAPPTTGLLMYYARDVLIPAQMSVEEGLKLLFSFGVVQSKGDDS
- a CDS encoding M1 family aminopeptidase: MIRALGILLLAIGGIVCAATPNPPVVAHSMHLTLHTDTHILVGIDTIRVKEGSVDFLLSKSCEVFANQIVGKKLVPLPVVPALEKMKPESDDEKQWLEDAQLFRVEGDQTVVVTWRGTFNDSSSNTLFSREQVADVPNGVISKTGVFLSTSALYYPYTPESIQEFTVTITTPPGWTPVTTGLRKKMGLASEKYVQWSFGGPWQIDALTVAAGEFVVRQTDTLGIVVETCFSPARDSLSATYLSAVKKYLARYSNQFGTYPWPSFSVVEAFFPAGYGLPGFTFLGSEVIALPFIVSTSLGHEVLHNWWGNGVYVPSNGGNWCEGLTTYGADWAYKADKSEKDAAEYRRGLIKDFASYVNDGNDFALRNFTSRSSGATRAVGYGKCAFLFHSLEREIGKDAFLSGLQLFFNQNKYRYAGWQEMEQCFAQTSNRDLKAFFSEWLDKTGAPVVTSADPEFNVWRQPLPGEIPPSLSDLYGANRVLCIQPSTGNASLDSAFRKLAEAMFDTTLRWIEKRPDDDGKQPYVILGMNIPESSRAPAAGNSAAYVRGTSEGRLIGCFTASDEKGVAFLIRKAPHYGKYTYIEFDPSGKNIIKEMK
- a CDS encoding class I SAM-dependent methyltransferase codes for the protein MPSRGLYNWLHENYDRLIQWPDRLQRELPGLMLWLPEPEAGAVLDLGCGTGGHMAALLERGYKVHGIDLSEKLIQVAKEKLSSWNPPLEVGDIVDGVPKNWKKFSVQLCLGNTLSHLSAQQAITFAQNSYQRAKEDGILIIENRNWDRLLTVKERLLKPVQTDDSIYIRMLDYPPIDGNPVVMTVALWQKGKWQTSSVDLWPHRAKELNTIFQNAGWTLDRACANLLGQPFDGATATDWVAIWRRA
- a CDS encoding metallophosphoesterase gives rise to the protein MKTKEIVLPDIPATVTPGTIRVLQSSDWHIGAEPSMLTDTRAQSRREELLRYVDELPKIARKFRVDVVLLPGDLFQNEDVSLKDVDHAIAALNAFAPIPVVIAAGNHDPFYLLSHYNKQLTAKRSNSTSVYGDHIYIASGEWQRFEFYEFAVTARSFVSQAKKTEPALTGVPRRGDSPIELLCIHGSLGTLPEGQDTVAPMTEGELFKLQYDYTAMGHFHRQSKHLRGDKIAAGYSGSLAVLRKNSGETGVTILDVEPGGVAPERCWQFSLDRCRVMKIVVEVNSDTSDLMNMIKESFATAGVTSDDYVRLTITGRAPLGRFQAPRLEDVAELCFGLDVDNQVQPDWDFDALMQGSTTEAVFVKNLRDRIRDAEQRGDAAAVKLLSDALDIGLQALKRNKIEYLPK
- a CDS encoding DedA family protein: MEVVSFLIDFVLHLDKHLVEIISEYGTWTYAILFLVIFCETGLVVTPFLPGDSLLFVAGALAAAGSFDVFLLFGLLFAAAVLGDNTNYAIGNYLGPKVFSKTNSKIFRKEYLDKTHKFFEKYGVKTIIIARFVPIVRTFTPFIAGVGKMSYWKFLSFDLVGGLIWIGSLVFAGFFFGNIPFIKNNLSFVIIAIILLSVLPAIIEVIREKRKTR
- a CDS encoding YigZ family protein encodes the protein MIQPDPISAKFGSPARVSAAKMVLGAYHFEALLFPVYSMEEVNEVRKRTEAQFSKADAVPYVYALPPCDRPLARFGDHREVPQTASKAMLQEIEKAKILNVLIIAARFGSGSPRPNLLLQAYAKLAQDAIATAGRAPLTRRHD